Proteins from a genomic interval of Synechococcus sp. A15-28:
- the glyS gene encoding glycine--tRNA ligase subunit beta, which yields MTSTFLLEIGTEELPADFVRQALDQLHERVGRDLRDSRLDHGDVQVNGTPRRLVVRVDGLADRQPDLDEERKGPPVAQAFKDGVPGPAAIGFAKRCGVDPSQLEVRETPKGDCVFASVRTAGQDSVDLLQDLIPSWINGLQGRRFMRWGTGSQRFSRPIRWLLALKGKDLIPVELPGADPPVCSDRFSRGHRLHGDQPVPIDSAEDYSNALTSAGVIVERKERAELIRSQLKASADQLNGAPDCPESLFEELVDLVESPRLLQGAIADRFLALPPEVIITVMQAHQRYVPLKVPEVTPDPLQLAATGVLQREFLLVGNGLEQADALITRGNERVLAARLADAEFFLAVDRRQPSSSRRDALERVTFAEGLGSLLDRCRRIERIANQLVNQLSLDPSQGEAAIRAAHFCKHDLVSQMVGEFPELQGLMGGKYLLEQGETRQVALAVVEHYLPRGAGDQLPSSDAGAVVALAERLELLLSIFAKGERPSGSSDPYALRRAGNGLLQILWDRGWRLDLSGFLRSAVEDWVGLFPEFAIDAPSLHQDLCLLLRQRIVSQLEDEGFAPDLVQAVAGESVAMERLLADPMDVRERLDLLNSLRQSEALPALMAVVQRAARLAEKGDLAESDLSVSAVVTPELFESPSESAMYDILGRLEPLASERRYSDLAEALVKATPVLEAFFDGDDSVMVMADDAQLRRNRLNLLGVLRNQAAVLARFDLIQI from the coding sequence GTGACTTCAACCTTTCTTCTTGAGATCGGCACAGAGGAATTACCAGCCGATTTCGTCCGTCAGGCCCTTGACCAGCTGCATGAGCGGGTGGGCCGCGATCTGCGGGACAGCCGTCTTGACCACGGCGATGTTCAGGTCAACGGCACACCACGTCGGCTTGTGGTCCGCGTGGACGGATTGGCGGACCGTCAACCTGATCTGGACGAGGAACGCAAGGGGCCTCCTGTCGCCCAGGCCTTCAAGGATGGAGTTCCCGGCCCAGCGGCGATCGGCTTCGCCAAACGCTGCGGTGTGGATCCGTCACAGCTTGAAGTGCGCGAGACGCCGAAAGGGGATTGCGTGTTCGCCAGCGTGCGGACCGCGGGGCAGGACAGCGTTGACCTGCTTCAGGATCTGATCCCCTCCTGGATCAACGGTCTTCAGGGCCGACGCTTCATGCGCTGGGGAACCGGAAGCCAGCGTTTCAGTCGACCGATTCGCTGGCTGCTGGCCTTGAAGGGGAAGGATCTGATTCCGGTGGAACTGCCGGGTGCTGATCCACCGGTGTGCAGTGATCGTTTCAGCCGCGGCCACCGCCTGCACGGCGATCAACCTGTTCCGATCGACAGCGCTGAGGACTACAGCAACGCCCTCACATCCGCTGGCGTCATCGTTGAACGCAAGGAACGGGCTGAGCTGATCCGTTCGCAGCTCAAGGCCTCAGCGGATCAGCTCAACGGAGCGCCGGATTGTCCTGAGTCGCTCTTTGAAGAGTTGGTGGATCTCGTTGAATCGCCGCGGCTGCTGCAGGGCGCCATCGCCGATCGGTTTCTGGCGCTGCCGCCGGAAGTGATCATCACCGTGATGCAGGCGCACCAGCGCTACGTGCCGCTGAAGGTTCCTGAGGTGACTCCGGATCCTTTGCAACTGGCGGCCACTGGCGTGCTCCAACGGGAGTTCCTGCTAGTGGGCAATGGCCTTGAGCAGGCGGATGCATTGATCACCAGGGGCAATGAACGGGTTCTGGCGGCTCGTCTGGCGGATGCGGAGTTCTTCCTGGCCGTGGACCGGCGTCAGCCCAGCAGCAGCCGTCGCGATGCTCTTGAACGCGTCACCTTCGCTGAGGGGCTGGGAAGCCTGCTGGACCGTTGCCGCCGGATCGAGCGCATCGCGAATCAGCTGGTGAACCAGCTCAGCCTGGATCCGTCCCAAGGTGAGGCCGCCATCCGGGCCGCCCACTTCTGCAAGCACGATCTCGTCAGCCAAATGGTTGGCGAGTTTCCTGAGCTGCAGGGACTCATGGGTGGCAAATATTTGCTGGAGCAGGGGGAAACACGGCAGGTCGCCCTGGCGGTGGTGGAGCACTACCTGCCCCGGGGCGCCGGAGATCAGCTCCCCAGCAGCGATGCCGGTGCCGTGGTGGCCTTAGCGGAACGGCTGGAGTTGTTGCTGAGCATCTTCGCCAAGGGTGAACGACCCAGCGGGTCTTCGGACCCCTATGCCCTGCGGCGTGCTGGCAACGGCCTGTTGCAGATTCTCTGGGATCGCGGCTGGAGGCTTGATCTGAGCGGTTTCCTCCGTTCCGCGGTGGAGGACTGGGTTGGCCTGTTCCCGGAGTTCGCCATCGATGCCCCATCACTGCATCAGGATCTATGCCTGCTGCTGCGTCAGCGGATTGTCTCCCAGCTGGAGGACGAGGGTTTCGCCCCCGATCTTGTGCAGGCCGTTGCCGGAGAGTCGGTGGCGATGGAGCGCTTGCTGGCGGACCCCATGGATGTGCGCGAGCGCCTCGATCTGTTGAATTCCCTGCGCCAGTCGGAGGCGTTGCCGGCACTGATGGCGGTGGTTCAGCGGGCTGCGCGCTTGGCAGAGAAGGGTGATCTCGCAGAGAGCGATCTCTCGGTGTCAGCTGTGGTGACTCCGGAGCTCTTTGAGTCTCCAAGTGAATCAGCGATGTACGACATCCTCGGCCGGCTTGAACCTCTGGCGTCGGAACGCCGCTACAGCGATCTTGCGGAAGCCCTGGTGAAGGCCACCCCGGTGCTGGAAGCCTTCTTTGATGGCGACGACAGCGTGATGGTGATGGCGGACGACGCTCAGTTGCGCCGCAACAGGCTCAATCTTCTCGGGGTGTTGCGCAATCAGGCCGCTGTCCTGGCCAGGTTCGATCTGATCCAGATCTGA
- the chlP gene encoding geranylgeranyl reductase codes for MLRVAVIGGGPSGSCAAEILAKAGIQTWLFERKLDNAKPCGGAIPLCMVEEFDLPDDIIDRKVRNMKMISPSNREVDIKLDPLGYDDNAYIGMCRREVFDAYLRNRAADLGTTLVNGLVQKIDTGSNRQGPYTLHYADYSGGGPTGEQKSLDVDLIIGADGANSRVAKAMDAGDYNVAIAFQERIKLPAEEMTYYEDLAEMYVGTDVSPDFYAWVFPKYDHVAVGTGTMQQNQSLIKGLQKGIRERANKRLFKGEVIKVEAHPIPEHPRPRRVVGRMALVGDAAGYVTKSSGEGIYFAAKSGRMCAEAIVEISKNGSVIPTEKQIKSTYLKRWDRKYGATYAVLDILQRIFYRNDAAREAFVEMCDDKDVQKLTFDSYLYKRVVLMNPWQQVKLTLRTLGSLLRGEALAPSNYTAVPSAVGRSDGDFLAEEAVQAVKAQAKREDKATIS; via the coding sequence ATGTTGCGTGTTGCGGTTATCGGTGGCGGTCCAAGTGGATCCTGCGCCGCTGAAATTCTGGCCAAGGCCGGAATCCAGACCTGGCTGTTTGAACGCAAGCTGGATAACGCCAAACCCTGTGGTGGAGCGATTCCTCTCTGCATGGTCGAGGAATTCGACCTGCCGGACGACATCATCGACCGCAAGGTTCGCAACATGAAGATGATTTCGCCGTCCAATCGAGAGGTGGACATCAAGCTGGACCCCCTCGGTTACGACGACAACGCCTACATCGGCATGTGCCGACGCGAGGTCTTTGATGCCTATCTGAGAAACCGTGCCGCAGACCTCGGCACCACGCTGGTGAACGGTCTGGTCCAGAAAATCGACACCGGCAGCAACCGGCAGGGGCCCTACACCCTTCATTACGCCGATTACAGCGGCGGTGGCCCCACCGGAGAACAGAAGAGCCTGGATGTGGACCTGATCATCGGCGCCGATGGTGCCAACTCCCGGGTCGCCAAAGCGATGGATGCCGGTGATTACAACGTGGCCATCGCCTTCCAGGAACGGATCAAACTTCCGGCGGAAGAGATGACCTACTACGAGGATCTGGCGGAGATGTACGTCGGTACCGACGTTTCACCGGACTTCTACGCCTGGGTCTTCCCCAAATACGACCATGTGGCCGTTGGCACCGGCACCATGCAGCAGAACCAGAGCCTGATCAAGGGTCTGCAGAAGGGGATCCGGGAGCGGGCCAACAAGCGCCTGTTCAAGGGCGAAGTGATCAAGGTTGAAGCCCACCCCATCCCTGAGCACCCACGTCCTCGGCGTGTGGTCGGCCGGATGGCGTTGGTGGGTGATGCCGCCGGCTACGTCACCAAGAGCTCCGGTGAGGGCATCTATTTCGCTGCCAAAAGCGGTCGGATGTGCGCGGAAGCCATCGTTGAGATCTCCAAGAACGGCTCGGTGATTCCCACCGAGAAGCAGATCAAATCCACCTACCTCAAGCGGTGGGACCGTAAGTACGGCGCCACCTACGCCGTACTCGACATTTTGCAGCGGATCTTCTATCGCAATGACGCCGCCCGAGAGGCCTTCGTCGAGATGTGCGACGACAAGGACGTTCAGAAGCTCACCTTCGACAGCTACCTCTACAAACGCGTGGTGCTGATGAATCCCTGGCAGCAGGTGAAGCTGACCCTCCGCACCCTCGGCAGCCTGCTTCGGGGTGAAGCGTTGGCACCGTCGAACTACACAGCGGTGCCATCGGCAGTGGGTCGTTCCGATGGTGACTTCCTGGCGGAAGAAGCGGTTCAGGCGGTGAAGGCCCAGGCCAAACGCGAAGACAAAGCCACCATCAGCTGA
- a CDS encoding M15 family metallopeptidase, translating to MARASSARRPPSGDIPVARRAASSRQRRRGAGPLFGLAAFIVLVAGTATVLLGSDRPAPVQQAQQLEVEGFRQRPDEDGRLLGHFRYEEVPADQRVSFEPGIELQVDAAEALDAMMRAGLAEGVDLRLLSGYRSQALQESIFFDIASERNQTAEERAQVSAPPGYSEHSTGYAIDLGDGAAPETHLSQSFEQTRAFRWLQDNAARYHFVLSFPRGNQQGVMYEPWHWRFQGTAQALRQFEAARRFTSRRP from the coding sequence GTGGCCCGGGCCTCCTCCGCGCGACGCCCTCCAAGCGGAGACATTCCCGTTGCCCGTCGGGCTGCCTCCTCCCGGCAGCGCCGTCGAGGAGCAGGTCCATTGTTCGGCCTGGCAGCGTTCATTGTGCTTGTGGCCGGTACCGCCACGGTGCTGCTGGGATCCGATCGACCAGCACCGGTGCAGCAGGCGCAACAGCTGGAAGTGGAGGGCTTCCGACAGCGTCCGGACGAGGACGGGCGGCTGCTTGGGCACTTCCGTTATGAGGAAGTCCCCGCTGATCAACGCGTCAGCTTCGAGCCCGGGATTGAGCTGCAGGTGGATGCCGCCGAGGCTCTCGACGCCATGATGCGGGCCGGTCTGGCAGAGGGCGTGGATTTACGTCTGTTGAGCGGCTATCGCTCCCAGGCGCTGCAGGAGTCGATCTTTTTTGACATCGCCTCGGAACGGAATCAGACGGCGGAAGAACGGGCGCAGGTGTCGGCACCACCGGGTTATTCCGAGCACAGCACTGGATATGCCATTGATCTGGGCGATGGAGCGGCTCCGGAGACCCACCTGTCCCAGAGCTTTGAGCAGACCCGGGCTTTTCGCTGGCTCCAGGACAACGCAGCGCGTTATCACTTTGTTCTGTCCTTTCCCAGGGGAAATCAGCAGGGGGTGATGTACGAGCCCTGGCATTGGCGTTTCCAGGGCACGGCCCAGGCGTTGCGGCAGTTTGAGGCGGCCCGGCGGTTCACCTCCAGACGCCCTTGA
- a CDS encoding U32 family peptidase, whose product MTNPELLSPAGDWDCLKAAVANGADAVYFGVDAFNARQRAENFRIEELAEVMTWLHERQVKGFLTFNVLVFSDELERAAALLIAAEGAGVDAVIVQDVGICRLARTLVPNLALHGSTQMSITSAAGVAQAASLGCERVVLARELALNDLERLQGQLQARHLAMPLEVFVHGALCVAYSGQCLTSESLGQRSANRGECAQACRLPYELIVDGVPRPLGDQRYLLSPQDLAAWPVLPDLQRIGIASLKIEGRLKDPTYVAAVTDAYRRGLDQGLDAAEPDDPQRQLELAFSRGLSTGWLQGVNHRQLVHGRWSKKRGPLVGQLLQVDRRGWLQIRSREALRPGHGLVLERRSASPLEPPDEVGGRVMVVERLGRERLRLKLGPGRLNLRDLSAGASVWLTSDPSWDSHWQRAAQRPTAGQSIGLQLRVRGRLDQPLLLEYLHGETRIRSSMPLQAAQQRPLDRQRLEEQLGRLGGSGWLLERLELDLEGDLFLPVAELNRMRRELLKQLQSLEPSPPPSPASSTRTAADVPSLLQQLSPSIAPQPSMEEPSLVVLVRSLGQLEALIPLSGLPIASVVAELEQPRDLREAVAIGRGHWPDGLWLAGARITRPDEAWSLEPLIRARPDGYLVRNADQLERLTPLAPCVGDFSLNAANPLSVRWYLEHWGLERVTASYDLNLQQLLDLAAGVDASRLEATLHQHMPLFHMDHCVFCAFLSEGHDHTDCGRPCEHHSVTLKDRSGVEHPLRADLGCRNTLFNGTAQTGVEGLPALLQAGVRQVRLELLDEDAASTQRRVRLYADALLGRRASGEVWSQERVHHQLGVTRGSLRVKGPERTSQISR is encoded by the coding sequence TTGACCAACCCTGAACTGCTCTCCCCAGCCGGTGACTGGGACTGTCTCAAGGCCGCCGTCGCCAACGGGGCCGATGCGGTCTATTTCGGTGTCGATGCCTTCAATGCCCGCCAGCGGGCGGAGAACTTCCGTATTGAAGAACTGGCAGAGGTGATGACCTGGCTGCATGAGCGCCAGGTGAAGGGGTTCCTCACCTTCAATGTGCTCGTGTTCAGCGACGAGCTGGAACGAGCTGCCGCACTGCTGATCGCTGCAGAGGGGGCAGGGGTCGATGCGGTGATTGTTCAGGACGTGGGGATCTGTCGACTGGCACGAACCCTGGTGCCGAATCTGGCACTGCATGGCTCCACGCAGATGTCCATCACCAGTGCTGCTGGCGTGGCGCAGGCGGCCTCACTGGGCTGTGAACGGGTGGTGCTGGCCCGGGAACTTGCCCTCAACGATCTGGAGCGCCTGCAGGGACAGTTGCAGGCCAGGCATCTGGCGATGCCACTGGAGGTCTTCGTCCATGGCGCCTTGTGTGTGGCTTATTCCGGTCAGTGCCTGACCAGTGAGTCCCTTGGCCAACGCAGTGCCAACCGTGGTGAATGTGCCCAGGCCTGCCGGCTTCCCTATGAATTGATCGTCGACGGCGTGCCCCGACCCCTGGGTGATCAGCGGTATCTGTTGTCTCCTCAGGATCTGGCGGCCTGGCCTGTGCTGCCGGATCTGCAGCGCATCGGCATCGCCAGCCTCAAGATCGAAGGCCGCCTGAAGGACCCGACCTACGTGGCGGCGGTGACGGATGCCTATCGCCGTGGCCTCGATCAGGGCCTTGACGCTGCAGAACCGGATGACCCCCAGCGCCAGTTGGAGCTTGCCTTTTCCCGGGGACTCTCCACGGGTTGGTTGCAAGGGGTGAACCACCGCCAACTCGTCCATGGTCGTTGGAGCAAGAAACGAGGCCCTTTGGTGGGGCAGTTGTTGCAGGTGGACCGACGTGGTTGGCTGCAGATCCGCAGCCGGGAAGCCTTGCGTCCCGGTCATGGCCTGGTGCTGGAACGCCGGTCCGCGTCACCTCTTGAGCCCCCGGACGAGGTCGGAGGGCGGGTGATGGTGGTGGAGCGGCTCGGCCGTGAGCGGTTGCGGCTGAAACTCGGTCCGGGTCGCCTCAATCTCCGCGATCTGTCCGCCGGCGCATCGGTCTGGCTCACCAGCGATCCCTCCTGGGACAGCCACTGGCAGCGGGCTGCCCAACGTCCGACCGCCGGCCAGTCCATCGGGCTGCAGCTGCGGGTTCGCGGCCGCTTGGATCAGCCACTGCTGCTCGAATACCTTCACGGTGAAACGCGAATCCGCAGCTCCATGCCCCTGCAGGCGGCCCAGCAACGTCCTCTCGATCGTCAGCGTCTGGAGGAGCAGCTGGGACGGCTTGGCGGCAGCGGTTGGTTGCTTGAACGACTGGAGCTGGATCTTGAGGGGGATTTGTTCCTGCCGGTAGCGGAGCTGAACCGGATGCGGCGGGAACTGCTGAAGCAGCTTCAGTCCCTGGAGCCCTCCCCGCCGCCGTCCCCGGCATCGTCCACGAGGACCGCTGCGGATGTTCCCTCCCTGCTGCAGCAGCTGTCCCCGTCGATCGCACCCCAGCCCTCTATGGAGGAGCCCAGCCTCGTTGTGTTGGTGCGCAGCCTGGGCCAGCTCGAGGCCCTGATCCCGCTTTCAGGCCTGCCGATCGCTTCTGTGGTGGCGGAGCTGGAGCAGCCGCGGGACCTGCGGGAAGCGGTGGCCATCGGTCGTGGCCACTGGCCCGATGGACTCTGGCTGGCGGGGGCACGGATCACCAGGCCCGATGAAGCCTGGAGTCTGGAGCCCTTGATCCGCGCCCGTCCCGACGGCTACCTGGTGCGCAATGCCGATCAATTGGAACGCCTCACGCCATTGGCTCCCTGCGTCGGAGATTTTTCCCTGAACGCGGCCAACCCCCTCAGCGTCCGCTGGTATCTGGAGCACTGGGGGCTGGAGCGGGTGACCGCCAGCTACGACCTCAACCTGCAGCAGTTGCTGGATCTGGCGGCCGGCGTGGATGCCAGTCGACTTGAGGCCACCCTACATCAGCACATGCCTTTGTTTCACATGGATCACTGTGTGTTCTGCGCCTTCCTCTCCGAGGGGCATGACCACACCGATTGCGGTCGTCCCTGTGAGCACCACAGCGTCACGTTGAAGGATCGCAGTGGCGTCGAGCACCCGTTGCGAGCTGATCTCGGTTGTCGCAACACCCTGTTCAACGGCACGGCGCAAACCGGCGTGGAGGGTCTGCCGGCTTTGCTGCAGGCCGGAGTGCGTCAGGTCCGCCTTGAACTGTTGGATGAGGATGCCGCGTCGACGCAGCGCCGGGTGAGGCTTTACGCCGATGCGCTTTTGGGGCGGCGTGCTTCAGGGGAGGTCTGGAGTCAGGAGCGGGTCCATCACCAGCTTGGCGTGACCCGAGGGAGCCTGCGTGTAAAGGGTCCGGAACGCACCAGTCAAATCTCACGTTGA
- the typA gene encoding translational GTPase TypA, whose amino-acid sequence MSAQHKAIRNIAIIAHVDHGKTTLVDSLLAQSGIFRDNEAVPTCVMDSNDLERERGITILSKNTAVDYADTRINIVDTPGHADFGGEVERVLGMVDGCLLIVDANEGPMPQTRFVLKKALEQGLRPIVFVNKIDRARVDPETAVDKVLDLFIELGADDDQCDFPYLFGSGLGGFAKPDMKTDSDNIRPLFDAILRHVPPPVGDVEKPLQLQITTLDYSDFLGRIIIGRVHNGVIKQGQSASLIKDDGSMKKGRISKLLGFQGLQRVEIEEASAGDLVAVAGFDDVNIGETIACPDEPTALPLIKVDEPTLQMTFVVNDSPFAGKEGKFVTSRQVRDRLQRELLTNVALRVEDTDSPDRFAVSGRGELHLGILIETMRREGYEFQVSQPQVIFRTIDGTPCEPVETLVMDVPEEAVGGCIEKLGTRKGEMQNMETGQDGRTQLEFIVPSRGLIGFRGEFIRTTRGEGIMSHSFFEYRPMLGDFDTRRNGVLIAFEEGTATFYALKNAEDRGQFFISPGTKVYKGMIIGENNRPQDLEINVCKAKQLTNMRSAGAEELDTLQAPVQMTLERALEYIGPDEMLEVTPESIRLRKLPAKKMAKR is encoded by the coding sequence ATGAGCGCCCAGCACAAGGCGATTCGCAACATCGCGATCATCGCTCACGTTGACCATGGCAAAACCACCCTGGTTGATTCCCTGCTGGCGCAATCAGGCATCTTCCGCGACAACGAAGCGGTGCCCACCTGCGTCATGGACTCCAATGATCTGGAGCGTGAGCGCGGCATCACTATCCTGTCGAAAAACACGGCGGTCGATTACGCCGACACCCGCATCAACATTGTCGATACCCCCGGTCACGCTGATTTCGGCGGAGAAGTGGAGCGCGTGCTGGGCATGGTGGATGGCTGTCTGCTGATCGTTGACGCCAACGAGGGGCCGATGCCCCAGACGCGCTTCGTGCTGAAGAAGGCCCTGGAGCAGGGTCTCCGCCCGATCGTGTTCGTCAACAAGATCGACCGGGCCCGGGTGGATCCCGAGACCGCCGTGGACAAGGTGCTGGATCTGTTCATCGAGCTCGGTGCCGATGACGATCAGTGCGATTTCCCGTATCTATTCGGTAGCGGTCTCGGCGGATTCGCCAAGCCGGACATGAAGACGGACAGCGACAACATTCGGCCGCTGTTTGACGCGATTCTGCGCCATGTTCCGCCCCCGGTCGGTGATGTGGAGAAGCCGCTGCAGCTTCAGATCACCACCCTCGATTACTCCGATTTCCTTGGACGGATCATCATCGGCCGCGTCCATAACGGTGTGATCAAACAGGGGCAGAGCGCTTCCCTGATCAAGGACGACGGCAGCATGAAGAAAGGCCGCATCAGCAAGTTGCTGGGCTTCCAGGGCCTGCAGCGCGTGGAGATCGAGGAAGCCAGTGCCGGTGATCTGGTGGCTGTGGCTGGTTTTGACGACGTCAACATCGGTGAAACCATCGCCTGCCCGGATGAGCCCACCGCTCTGCCGCTGATCAAGGTGGATGAGCCGACCCTGCAGATGACCTTTGTGGTCAACGACTCCCCCTTCGCCGGCAAGGAAGGCAAGTTCGTCACCAGCCGTCAGGTGCGTGACCGTCTGCAGCGGGAGCTGCTCACGAACGTGGCCCTGCGCGTCGAAGACACGGACTCACCGGATCGCTTTGCCGTCAGCGGCCGTGGCGAACTGCACCTGGGCATCCTGATCGAGACGATGCGGCGCGAGGGCTACGAATTCCAGGTGTCGCAGCCTCAGGTGATCTTCCGCACCATCGACGGCACCCCCTGCGAACCGGTGGAAACCCTCGTGATGGACGTGCCTGAGGAGGCCGTCGGCGGCTGCATCGAGAAACTGGGCACCCGCAAAGGGGAAATGCAGAACATGGAGACCGGTCAGGACGGCCGCACCCAACTGGAATTCATCGTTCCGTCCCGCGGTTTGATCGGCTTCCGGGGTGAGTTCATCCGCACCACCCGCGGCGAGGGGATCATGAGCCACTCCTTCTTTGAGTACCGGCCGATGCTGGGTGACTTCGACACCCGCCGGAACGGAGTGCTGATCGCCTTCGAGGAAGGCACCGCCACCTTCTACGCCCTCAAGAACGCCGAGGACCGCGGTCAGTTCTTCATCTCGCCCGGCACCAAGGTTTACAAGGGCATGATCATCGGTGAGAACAATCGTCCCCAGGACCTGGAGATCAACGTCTGCAAGGCCAAACAGCTCACCAACATGCGCTCCGCCGGTGCTGAGGAACTCGACACGCTGCAGGCACCGGTGCAGATGACCCTCGAGCGGGCCCTGGAATATATCGGTCCTGACGAGATGCTTGAGGTGACGCCGGAATCCATCCGACTGCGCAAGCTGCCAGCCAAGAAGATGGCCAAGCGCTGA
- a CDS encoding DUF309 domain-containing protein, whose protein sequence is MVEADPRFQDAIRLFNIQEWYAAHDVLEEIWHETADPERRCLQGLLQVAVAQLHLQRDNQRGATILFGEALGRLQRPGTPDLGLDLQALCRCVQERLVQLQQNGDPESCTVPVLNPSP, encoded by the coding sequence ATGGTTGAGGCGGATCCCCGCTTCCAGGACGCCATCCGCCTTTTCAACATTCAGGAGTGGTACGCCGCCCATGACGTGTTGGAGGAGATCTGGCATGAAACCGCCGATCCGGAACGACGCTGCCTGCAGGGACTCCTGCAGGTGGCGGTGGCTCAGCTGCATCTCCAACGGGACAACCAGCGCGGAGCCACGATCCTTTTCGGGGAGGCCCTCGGCCGATTGCAACGACCGGGCACTCCGGATCTAGGGCTCGATCTGCAGGCGTTGTGCCGTTGCGTCCAGGAGCGATTGGTGCAGTTGCAGCAGAACGGTGATCCCGAGTCCTGCACTGTCCCCGTCCTCAATCCCTCCCCCTGA
- the lptB gene encoding LPS export ABC transporter ATP-binding protein, translated as MSLSLETVSISLGGRQLVNRVSLDLSPGEVVGLLGPNGAGKTTTFNLVIGLLRPDTGVISLDGEVVSTLSMPKRARLGLGYLPQEPSVFRQLTVRQNLEIALDQMDLSSQQRRDRRDQLIEDFHLVAFVDRCGYQLSGGERRRCEVARALAVGSEGPRYLLLDEPFAGVDPLAVADLQELIQELRSRGMGILVTDHNVRETLAITDRAYILNDGSILASGQSETVANDPLVRRHYLGEAFQL; from the coding sequence ATGAGCCTCTCCCTGGAGACGGTGTCCATCAGCCTGGGCGGCAGGCAGTTGGTCAACCGCGTGAGTCTTGATCTCTCACCCGGTGAGGTGGTTGGTCTGCTGGGACCCAACGGAGCTGGCAAGACCACCACCTTCAATCTGGTGATTGGTTTGCTGCGGCCCGATACCGGTGTGATCAGCCTCGATGGTGAGGTTGTATCGACCCTGTCGATGCCAAAACGGGCCAGGCTGGGACTCGGCTATCTGCCGCAGGAACCCAGTGTCTTTCGTCAGTTGACGGTTCGTCAGAACCTTGAAATTGCCCTCGATCAGATGGATCTGAGTTCGCAGCAGCGTCGTGATCGCCGCGACCAGTTAATCGAGGACTTTCACCTGGTGGCGTTTGTCGATCGCTGCGGCTACCAACTGTCGGGTGGTGAGCGGCGCCGCTGTGAAGTGGCCCGGGCTCTGGCTGTGGGTTCGGAGGGCCCCCGCTATCTGTTGCTGGACGAACCCTTCGCGGGGGTGGATCCCTTGGCGGTGGCTGATCTGCAGGAGCTGATCCAGGAGTTGCGCTCGCGCGGGATGGGGATCCTGGTCACCGATCACAACGTCCGGGAGACCCTGGCGATCACGGATCGGGCTTACATCCTCAACGACGGATCGATTCTGGCCAGTGGGCAGTCCGAGACCGTGGCGAACGATCCTCTTGTGCGCCGTCACTACCTCGGGGAGGCCTTCCAGCTGTGA
- a CDS encoding LptF/LptG family permease: MIAVLNRWCRRIPLLDRWLIGEILAPLLFAVAAFTVVGLSIGVMFELVRRLVEDGLPAWIALQVMVLSLPRFLVLSFPMATLFATLLAYSKLTANSELTALRSVGVSTVRLVVPALVLSALLTGMTLLFNDVIVPKANTRAEVTLQKALGRALATEKGKDIIYSRFGRVSQPGSDRSGRGLKQLFYSRRFDKGEMVDVTVLDFSRAGFRQMLVAERALWNEAEAKWEFLDGQILTLNLNGSTTRVDFDRYLYPLSSGPLKVARLPDDANNMTIAEAIKAERIEAEAGNVKAARKLQVRIQEKFTFPMACVVFGLIGSSLGSRPGSRTSRSQGFGISILLILGYYALSFSFSSLGVKGVLPALLAAWLPVLISLGAGSLLLRQASR, from the coding sequence GTGATTGCTGTGCTGAACCGCTGGTGTCGTCGAATTCCCCTGCTGGATCGCTGGTTGATCGGCGAAATCCTGGCGCCCTTGCTGTTTGCGGTGGCGGCTTTCACGGTGGTGGGGCTTTCCATCGGTGTGATGTTCGAGCTGGTGCGCCGGCTGGTGGAGGACGGTCTTCCGGCTTGGATCGCCTTGCAGGTGATGGTGCTGAGCTTGCCGCGGTTCCTGGTGCTGTCGTTTCCGATGGCCACGCTGTTCGCCACCCTGCTGGCCTACAGCAAGCTGACGGCAAACAGTGAACTCACGGCCTTGCGCAGTGTCGGGGTCAGCACCGTGCGTCTGGTGGTGCCTGCTCTGGTGCTGTCAGCTCTGCTGACGGGCATGACGCTGCTGTTCAACGATGTGATCGTTCCCAAAGCCAACACCCGGGCTGAAGTCACCCTGCAGAAAGCCCTGGGACGAGCCCTGGCAACTGAAAAGGGCAAAGACATCATTTATTCCCGTTTCGGCAGGGTGTCGCAACCGGGGTCTGATCGCAGTGGTCGCGGCCTCAAGCAACTGTTTTATTCCCGCCGCTTTGACAAAGGGGAGATGGTGGATGTCACGGTGCTGGATTTCTCACGGGCTGGTTTCCGCCAGATGCTTGTGGCTGAAAGGGCTCTCTGGAACGAGGCTGAGGCCAAGTGGGAATTCCTGGATGGTCAGATCCTCACGCTCAACCTCAACGGCAGCACCACCCGGGTGGATTTCGATCGCTACCTCTATCCCCTCAGTTCTGGTCCCCTGAAGGTGGCTCGACTGCCGGATGACGCCAACAACATGACGATCGCTGAAGCGATCAAGGCCGAGCGCATCGAAGCGGAAGCCGGCAATGTCAAAGCCGCCCGCAAGCTGCAGGTGCGGATCCAGGAGAAGTTCACCTTCCCCATGGCCTGCGTGGTGTTCGGTCTGATCGGCAGCAGTCTCGGTTCGCGACCGGGCTCGCGAACCAGTCGCAGCCAGGGCTTCGGCATCAGCATCCTGCTGATCCTTGGCTACTACGCCCTCAGTTTCAGCTTCAGTTCCCTCGGCGTGAAGGGTGTTCTGCCAGCGCTGCTGGCGGCCTGGCTGCCCGTGTTGATTTCCCTGGGGGCTGGCTCTCTGTTGCTGCGCCAGGCCAGTCGTTGA